The Methanomassiliicoccus luminyensis B10 DNA segment CCGTTTCCGATATGCGCTGTGCTATCGGTGATAACGTTGAATCCGCAGTGAAACTTGAATCAAATAATGGAAATGTTTTGTATTGAGGGGAAGTATATCCATTTTGTACCGTATTGAGATATGCCGCAAATATGTTGGGGAATCTTTGAAAATCAACCTCATTTAAGACGTCCAAAATTAATAATATTGAGAATAGTGTAAAAAATAATATTCCGATGATTTTTAACACTCGGTTATTCTTCACGGCCATTAGTTGCACCCGGATAGTCGAAAATTCTATAACAACATCACTCATTCAGATAAGGCGACACACACATCCTACTCGTAATTTATCAAATGAATTCATCATAGATGCATAATATCTCTTTAGATATATTCTCCCATGTATACCGTTCTGCATACTGTTTAATCGCCTCCCGATCCCATTCTCGATCCAGTGCCATATGAATCTTCTCCGCTAAGTCGTCGGAATCGCCTGGCTCCGCCAGTATACCGTATCTGTCAGATATAATGATCTCTTCACTTCCACCATTTCGTGTGGCCAGAATAGGTTTGCCGCAGGCCAGAGCCTCGAGTTGAACTATCCCAAAACTCTCTGCAAGGCTAGGCATAACAAAGATATCACAGGCATTCATCCATAGGTACATTTGTTCGTCGGGAATGAATCCCACCAATTTGATATATTTCTCGAGGCCCAATGACACAATCTGCTGTTCGAGATTGTGACGCAGTGGTCCTGACCCCCCGATGTAGCAGATAAAATCATCTCTTTCTCCAATAATCTCACCAATTGCAGAAATCAGGAATTTCTGCCCCTTCTCCTCATATAGTCTACCAATGTTCAATATAATCTTCGAATCTGTTGGTAGTCCCAACAGCTGGCGAGCCCTATCCATGCTGATTGGATGATATTTTTTTGGATCGTAGCCATTGGCAATATAATGTACCTTAGATGGATTAATCCCACAACTACAGATTTGTGAAATATCCTTTTTATTTACCCTTATTAGTGCATCACAATCTCTCCAAGTATTTA contains these protein-coding regions:
- a CDS encoding glycosyltransferase family 4 protein, with translation MSERNLLIISNDFPNQDNSYIGGIFVKEQVKYLKHHFDKVYVVSPVAHGMERLRNTKHDDYQFDDVQVFFPRYINNPLFWNHGRFMWVNLELRAIESLIKRERINFDLIHAHFTWPSGAVAVELKRIMGIPTIITEHTHQTLYKAIRQKNRHFINTWRDCDALIRVNKKDISQICSCGINPSKVHYIANGYDPKKYHPISMDRARQLLGLPTDSKIILNIGRLYEEKGQKFLISAIGEIIGERDDFICYIGGSGPLRHNLEQQIVSLGLEKYIKLVGFIPDEQMYLWMNACDIFVMPSLAESFGIVQLEALACGKPILATRNGGSEEIIISDRYGILAEPGDSDDLAEKIHMALDREWDREAIKQYAERYTWENISKEILCIYDEFI